One window of the Populus nigra chromosome 4, ddPopNigr1.1, whole genome shotgun sequence genome contains the following:
- the LOC133690836 gene encoding pectinesterase, translating to MYPTRGRTKHLLFLLPISILVVTLLSFKRPAKFSSKTVEIPRLHIHKHIQIAHSACKGTLYPELCVSTLVSLPDLASKSLPEFISATLNKTMDEVRASSADCNAIRNKMKLGPLEKVALKDCIELFDDTIAELKSAISNLAPRKSTSKHYHDLQTLLSGAMTNQYTCLDGFAHSKGKVRKAIKKGLYNISHHVSNSLAMLKKIPGVNASKSEVFPDYGNVKHGFPSWLSTKDRKLLQASANATKFDLIVAKDGTGNFTTISEAVRAAPNSSDTRFVIHIKAGAYFENVEVERKKKMLVFIGDGIGKTVVKANRSVVDGWTTFRSATVAVVGDGFIAKGITFENSAGPSKHQAVALRSGSDLSAFYQCSFVGYQDTLYVHSLRQFYRECDIYGTIDFIFGNAAVVFQNSNLYARKPNSNQKNIFTAQGREDPNQNTGISILNCKVAAAADLIPVKSSFQTFLGRPWKEYSRTVFLRSYIDDLVDPAGWLEWNASFALSTLYYREYMNRGPGSNTSARVTWPGYRITTNSTEASQFTVGAFIQGNTWLNSTDIPYFLNLN from the exons ATGTATCCCACCAGAGGAAGAACTAAACACTTGCTCTTTCTCTTGCCCATTTCAATCCTTGTCGTAACTCTACTCTCCTTTAAAAGACCTGCTAAATTTAGCTCAAAAACCGTAGAAATCCCACGATTACACATCCACAAACACATCCAAATTGCCCACTCAGCGTGTAAAGGCACACTATACCCTGAACTTTGCGTCTCAACTCTTGTATCTCTCCCAGATCTAGCCTCTAAGTCCCTTCCAGAATTTATCTCTGCAACCTTAAACAAAACAATGGACGAGGTTAGAGCCTCCTCCGCAGACTGCAATGCCATCAGAAACAAAATGAAGCTAGGACCACTTGAAAAGGTAGCTCTCAAAGACTGTATCGAGCTCTTCGATGACACCATTGCCGAGCTCAAATCAGCCATCTCTAACCTCGCACCAAGAAAATCAACCTCAAAGCATTACCACGACTTACAAACTTTATTAAGTGGTGCCATGACGAACCAGTACACGTGCCTTGATGGGTTTGCTCATAGTAAAGGAAAAGTTAGGAAAGCAATCAAGAAAGGCCTGTATAACATATCTCACCACGTAAGTAACTCCTTAGCCATGCTCAAGAAAATCCCTGGCGTTAACGCATCTAAGTCCGAGGTTTTCCCTGATTATGGTAACGTAAAACATGGGTTTCCATCTTGGTTGTCAACCAAAGATCGAAAGCTCTTGCAGGCTTCCGCCAATGCAaccaaatttgatttaatagtAGCTAAAGACGGTACAGGAAACTTCACTACCATTAGCGAAGCAGTGAGAGCAGCTCCAAACTCAAGCGATACAAG GTTTGTGATACATATAAAGGCCGGGGCATATTTTGAGAACGTGGAGGtggagagaaagaagaagatgctAGTGTTCATTGGGGATGGCATTGGAAAGACTGTGGTCAAAGCAAACAGGAGTGTTGTTGATGGATGGACTACTTTCCGGTCAGCCACTGTCG CGGTGGTAGGAGACGGGTTCATTGCCAAGGGCATAACCTTTGAAAACTCAGCAGGGCCTAGTAAACACCAAGCAGTGGCCTTAAGAAGTGGCTCGGATCTCTCTGCATTTTATCAATGCAGCTTTGTTGGTTACCAAGACACCTTATATGTCCATTCTCTTCGACAATTTTATCGCGAGTGCGACATATATGGCACGATTGACTTCATTTTTGGTAATGCAGCTGTGGTATTTCAAAACAGCAACTTGTATGCTCGCAAACCAAATTCAAACCAAAAGAACATATTCACTGCCCAAGGTAGAGAAGACCCTAACCAAAACACTGGAATATCAATCCTCAACTGCaaggttgctgctgctgctgatctAATTCCAGTTAAATCATCGTTCCAAACTTTTTTAGGACGGCCATGGAAAGAATACTCAAGGACAGTTTTTCTTCGATCATATATTGATGATCTGGTCGATCCTGCTGGATGGCTGGAATGGAATGCATCGTTTGCATTGAGTACCCTTTACTATAGGGAGTACATGAACAGAGGTCCAGGTTCAAATACAAGTGCAAGGGTGACATGGCCTGGTTACAGGATCACCACAAATTCAACTGAGGCCAGTCAGTTTACAGTTGGGGCATTTATACAAGGAAATACCTGGTTGAATTCTACAGATATTCCATACTTTCTCAATTTGAATTGA